From a region of the Mytilus galloprovincialis chromosome 3, xbMytGall1.hap1.1, whole genome shotgun sequence genome:
- the LOC143069875 gene encoding uncharacterized protein LOC143069875 has protein sequence MCASAEDQFRKLSDTRCINVIAWDIDPCDSSPCQHESTCKRVGYTADYICTCVPGYTGNLCETDINECASSQCQHGGACLDLVNNYRCHCSSGFNGFNCETNIDECMSNPCMNGATCTDLVDGYTCSCIRGYNGTHCQLDIDECYNIPCYNNGTCVDGIDSWTCQCLQGFGGVHCQTGEMRNLNELHQQFPDLEQVHTNAVG, from the exons ATGTGCGCGTCTGCAGAAGATCAATTTCG GAAACTTAGTGACACAAGATGTATAAATGTTATTGCATGGG ATATAGACCCATGTGACAGTAGCCCATGTCAGCACGAATCTACCTGTAAAAGAGTTGGATATACAGCAGATTATATTTGTACGTGTGTGCCTGGGTATACTGGAAATTTGTGCGAAACAG atatCAATGAATGTGCTTCATCTCAATGTCAACATGGCGGTGCATGCTTGGACCTTGTTAATAACTACCGCTGTCACTGTTCGTCTGGTTTTAATGGTTTTAACTGTGAAACAA aCATAGACGAATGCATGAGTAACCCCTGTATGAACGGTGCTACATGTACAGATCTAGTGGATGGGTATACATGTTCTTGTATCAGAGGCTACAATGGGACTCACTGTCAATTAG ATATTGATGAATGCTACAACATCCCTTGTTATAACAATGGAACATGTGTTGATGGTATAGATTCCTGGACATGTCAATGTCTACAAGGTTTTGGAGGAGTCCATTGTCAAACAG GAGAAATGAGAAACTTAAATGAACTTCACCAACAGTtccctgacttagaacaggtgcataCAAATGCCGTGGGTTAA